The DNA segment AAGCGTTCTACGGCGGGGCAGCAGCATAAAGGTCTCAACTGAAGTCCGGTCTCTCCAAGTGCTATTGAGTTCAAAACCCGCTATATTGGTTTTGTGAACCGCAGGAAACTTTTCGATTTTGCCAAGCAGCATGGTGTTCTTGAAGAGAACGAGGTACGAAAGCTGGTTTTAGCTGCTGAGTTTTCCCAGAACGAGTATCTTCAAGAGGCCGCCTCGAAAGCTATACTGAGTAGGTCAGTCCAACAATTTCAGCACCCTTTCAATTCTCAGTCTAGTGCTGGAGATATTGAATTGGGTCGAACTTCTGCCGATCAGATTTTCCAATTTTCACAAACTGACTTGACCAAGCATCTATTGGCGGTCGGACAATCAGGTGCAGGAAAAACAAGTTTATTCTACAACCTTCTGTCGCAACTGGACGTACCGTTCTGGAGTTTCGACTTGAAGCAGGACTACCGCCACCTTGCCTCAATAGAAGAAGAGAGCCTGTTGGTGTTGCCGTGGACCGAGCTCAAGCTTAACCCGTTGGTTCCGCCACCCGGGGTTAAGCCCCGGCGGTGGGCGCAGGTATTCAGCGAGATCTTCGGTCATGCGACCTCGTTGCTCTCTGGATCGAAGAACCACTTGCTGAAATCGATTATCGAGCTCTACCGGTTGTACGGACTTTTCGAGGAGAACTCTCCTCCGTATCCGAGTTTGCATGAGCTGGAGCAGTTCTTGGTCTCTGATTCTATCAACTACATGCGGAAGACCTCGAACTACCGGGACACGATTTTAAACCGTGTGGAGGCGATGAATCTTGGAGCCGGCACCATCTTCGACTGTAGCCAAGGCTTTGATCTCGAAGACTTGCTTTCCCGAAATGTGGTTTTCGAGTTTGACGGTTTAAGCCGTGATACACAGAACTTCTTGATGGAAACTTTGTTGGCCTGGGTCTATGAGTACCGGTTGGCTCAGACACACCGTTCAAGCGGTCTCAACCATGTGTTTGCGCTTGATGAAGGGAAGCAGGTTTTCAGTGTCTACAAGGAGCGGCAGGACGCCGCAGGTATCCCGGCTGTCGACGAGCTGACGGCCAAGATGAGAGAGTTCGGAGAAGGACTAATCGTGGCAGACCAAGAAGCGTCAAAGCTGACCGACTCGATCAAGGCCAACACGTACACGAAGGTCCTGCTCTCAACCGGCGACCAGAAGCAGTTTAGAGCAGTTGCAGATTCGATGAACCTCACTGAACGCCAAGCAGATGTAGCTCAAGACCTCGACGTTGGTGAAGCAGTAATCCAGACAGGAAACAGTAACCCAGCCCAGATTATTCTTGAAAGGTTCGAACTCGACAAGGAGGTCACTGATACCGAACTCCAAAGGAACCAAGCCAAGCTCTGGACCGAGCTATCATCGACACCTCGACAGCGACCAACAGACTTCCAAGAACTAACTGGCTCTCAAGCCCGTACGGATGAGATCATCGACGATCCCAACCAATCCGTATCTCTCTCAGCTGAAGCCGAGCAACTACTCGAAGACGCTGTCGAGTACCCGTTCGTACCGTTGACCCAGAGGTACGACCAGCTTGCCAGCCGTCGAATAGGCCACAACGCGAAAACCGAGCTGATTGACAAAGGTGTTGTCAAGGAAGAGTTGGTTCAAACCGGGTCAGGCTCCCGGAAACTTCTCGAGCTTACCGAACGCGGAAACACGTATGTCGAAGACCAACTCGAATGCGACCCTTCTCACAAAGGACGTGGCGGAATCGTCCACAGGTACTGGCAATACCAGGTAAAGAAAGCGTTTGGGGACGCGGACTGGACAGCAAAACGTGAACTGTTTGGTGCCGACGTCTACGCATCCAACGGTAAGACCGAGGTCGCAATCGAGATCGCGATGGAAAACACCAGCCGTGAACAGGAACACGTTGAGAAGCATTTAGAGAAAGGATTTGACGCGGTCTGGGTATTCTGCCGAAATCCTCGGGTCCGCGAAGGACTGGAAACTCGAATCGATGAAGCAGGCCTGGACACCGAACACGTCGTGCTTCGTGAGGTCAAGGACCTCGAACAGAACCGGGGCCAGATATTCTGAACCCTGTATACAACCGCAACAAGGACTCACCTCTTCCCAGTCCAGTATCAACAGGTTTGCAACTGAAGCCAGGTCAAAAGCCTGGTATAGACGCCTTGAGCTCTCCTGAGTAATGATAGAAATAGGAATGCCGGTGAATTACGGTTCTTCCATCTATTCCCAGTGTTCTGCATCCAAAGCCGAGGGATGTTACGGATATTCCGGAAATCGGAACATAGTAGCTGGTAACTCGCTTGCCAATCCATCAGACAAGATAGATGTATCTGAAACATGGTCGACTCAATTAGTGGCTTAGTTCAGTTGCTGAGTCAAGGTTAGCTACGTGGGAAGTATCCGAAGTAGACTCCGAGGGCTGCGCGAGTTACCAGTCCTTCACACCGCAGTTATCGTGGAAACAGCCGGGAAAATCCTGTTGTTAGATTTTGGTGTTGCCTTTGACTCGGTTGTGGTGCTGGCAGAGCAGCTGGGCGTTTTCGATATCCGTGTTGCCTCCTTTTGAATGTGGGATTACGTGGTCGGCTTCGTAGTCCTCCCATGAGACTTCTGCTTCTTTCTCTGGTTTGTCCTCGTTCAGGCATTCTTGGCAGAGACCGTTGTCCTGTCGGTATATCTTGATTCGCTCGGCCTCGTTGAAGCTTCGGCGATCATCTACAGCAGTCAGCTCGACTTCTTCGTCTTGGATGTATTCGAAGAATGCCTGGCGGATGATCCGGTCTCGGACTTCGATTTCACCGCCGCTCTGTTGACGGTTGTCGGAGAACATGATGATATCTTGATCGTCGTCATCTCGGTCTTTCCAGCGTTCGTGGAATTGGACTACGAAGTCATGGATGGCTTGCTTGGTGTCTTCGTCGAGGACGTAGTATTTGTTGAGGTGACGAATTAGCAGCCATACTGAGATGGTAAAGTACTCTGTTTTGAATTCCTGCATTCCGGAGCCGTCGCTCACCATCGGATCGTCTTTGAAGATGTCGTAGAAGATGTTCATGGTCTGGATGACATTCTCTGCCTCTGTTTTGTCGTCGAAGGACCAGTCGGAGATTCCGTCTTCCTCCAAGTGTTCATCAATAAAGTCTTTCACCTCGGTTTCCTTGATGTCGGTAGGCCTACCGTTTTCTTCGAGTATCAAGAACCGTGTGAGAAGAGCCAGGTGCTGCATCCGGCTGTTGTCCCGTTCAAGAACCTCGAAGAACGAATGCTTGTCTGGGTTACTGCTGATAGGCTTATAGGCATCGT comes from the Halorussus vallis genome and includes:
- a CDS encoding HNH endonuclease family protein, yielding MPSFDPKTKYNLISKEFRIKEFSDYSEEFVARPPYQRKNVWSPQKQKDLLDSIFRRYYIPRIVLREVRLDDDSTVYEVIDGQQRITTAQKFIDNELKLPDTLEDVHEDLPGSTYSELSSDLRRFVDKLVYDADIVQDIDDPRNPEHLRIATEIFWRLQQGETLNYMEVAHSRLSSTARNFVVKYADDQRFNYDAYKPISSNPDKHSFFEVLERDNSRMQHLALLTRFLILEENGRPTDIKETEVKDFIDEHLEEDGISDWSFDDKTEAENVIQTMNIFYDIFKDDPMVSDGSGMQEFKTEYFTISVWLLIRHLNKYYVLDEDTKQAIHDFVVQFHERWKDRDDDDQDIIMFSDNRQQSGGEIEVRDRIIRQAFFEYIQDEEVELTAVDDRRSFNEAERIKIYRQDNGLCQECLNEDKPEKEAEVSWEDYEADHVIPHSKGGNTDIENAQLLCQHHNRVKGNTKI
- a CDS encoding ATP-binding protein, producing MKQDYRHLASIEEESLLVLPWTELKLNPLVPPPGVKPRRWAQVFSEIFGHATSLLSGSKNHLLKSIIELYRLYGLFEENSPPYPSLHELEQFLVSDSINYMRKTSNYRDTILNRVEAMNLGAGTIFDCSQGFDLEDLLSRNVVFEFDGLSRDTQNFLMETLLAWVYEYRLAQTHRSSGLNHVFALDEGKQVFSVYKERQDAAGIPAVDELTAKMREFGEGLIVADQEASKLTDSIKANTYTKVLLSTGDQKQFRAVADSMNLTERQADVAQDLDVGEAVIQTGNSNPAQIILERFELDKEVTDTELQRNQAKLWTELSSTPRQRPTDFQELTGSQARTDEIIDDPNQSVSLSAEAEQLLEDAVEYPFVPLTQRYDQLASRRIGHNAKTELIDKGVVKEELVQTGSGSRKLLELTERGNTYVEDQLECDPSHKGRGGIVHRYWQYQVKKAFGDADWTAKRELFGADVYASNGKTEVAIEIAMENTSREQEHVEKHLEKGFDAVWVFCRNPRVREGLETRIDEAGLDTEHVVLREVKDLEQNRGQIF